The following are encoded together in the Lathyrus oleraceus cultivar Zhongwan6 chromosome 3, CAAS_Psat_ZW6_1.0, whole genome shotgun sequence genome:
- the LOC127131793 gene encoding kinesin-like protein KIN-12B, with translation MLPRNPIARDTAELPSSSSPSSSAKTRPSSRKHKPSKENDPPSDHNIIVPYSPSHVKSKSPLPPRPPSSNPLKRKLALDTIAAENSLPATTDSGVKVIVRMRPLRKDKDEGDPIVQKISGDSLSINGRTFTFDSVADVEATQLDIFEHVGVPLVENCLAGFNSSVFAYGQTGSGKTYTMWGPANSLAEENVAKEQQGLTPRVFERLFARIKEEQTKHSDQQLNYQCNCSFL, from the exons ATGCTTCCAAGAAACCCAATAGCGAGGGACACAGCAGAGCTTCCATCTTCATCAAGCCCTAGCAGCTCCGCCAAAACCAGACCCTCTTCTCGCAAACACAAACCCTCCAAAGAAAACGATCCTCCTTCAGATCACAACATCATCGTCCCTTACTCCCCCTCCCATGTCAAATCCAAGAGTCCGTTACCACCAAGACCTCCTTCTTCCAACCCTCTCAAACGCAAACTTGCTCTCGACACCATCGCCGCCGAAAATTCACTCCCGGCAACTACCGATTCCGGCGTTAAG GTTATTGTGAGGATGAGGCCGTTGCGGAAGGATAAGGACGAAGGAGATCCTATAGTTCAGAAGATTTCTGGTGATTCGTTATCAATTAATGGTCGTACTTTCACCTTTGATTCTGTTGCTGATGTTGAAGCTACTCAG CTTGACATTTTTGAGCATGTTGGGGTTCCTTTGGTGGAGAATTGTTTGGCTGGTTTCAATAGTTCTGTCTTTGCTTATGGACAG ACGGGGAGTGGGAAAACGTATACTATGTGGGGTCCTGCCAATTCTTTGGCTGAAGAAAATGTAGCAAAAGAGCAACAAGGACTTACACCCCGTGTTTTTGAGAGACTGTTTGCGCGCATAAAGGAA GAGCAAACAAAGCATTCTGATCAACAGCTCAATTATCAGTGCAACTGCTCTTTTCTTTAG